A part of Planococcus sp. MB-3u-03 genomic DNA contains:
- a CDS encoding phosphatase PAP2 family protein — translation MKRIFYPLAMATLLGFFGILYYYQQEAVRELDERAAALFGGVGWLEATSFIGEQWMIFTVSFLLLVFLWAFRHNYRGMFFVLLAVGAGNALNQLLQQWFGRPMPEFPEEVASYSFPSDHAMVGLLYLFTLAYFLGERAGTKSIRLAIWLAAVLLTVLTALSQVARGAHYLSDVLAGLFLGYTLFVLIAIWYEMRERHFRKRKDMRAIEREDMG, via the coding sequence ATGAAGCGAATTTTTTATCCGTTGGCGATGGCGACACTGCTCGGGTTTTTCGGCATACTTTATTATTACCAGCAAGAAGCGGTCCGGGAACTGGATGAACGGGCGGCTGCGCTGTTCGGTGGGGTGGGGTGGCTGGAGGCCACGTCGTTCATCGGGGAGCAATGGATGATCTTTACTGTCAGCTTTCTGCTTTTGGTCTTCCTTTGGGCGTTCCGCCATAACTACCGAGGCATGTTTTTCGTCTTATTGGCGGTCGGGGCAGGGAACGCGTTGAATCAATTGCTGCAGCAATGGTTCGGCCGCCCGATGCCGGAATTTCCCGAAGAAGTGGCATCTTATAGTTTTCCATCCGATCATGCGATGGTCGGCTTATTGTACTTGTTCACGCTGGCGTATTTCCTTGGGGAGCGGGCTGGCACAAAATCAATTCGCCTGGCGATCTGGCTCGCCGCTGTATTGCTGACGGTGCTCACGGCCTTATCGCAAGTGGCACGCGGCGCGCATTACCTGTCGGATGTATTGGCGGGGCTATTTCTCGGCTATACCTTATTTGTCCTGATAGCCATCTGGTATGAAATGAGGGAGCGGCATTTCCGCAAGCGCAAGGATATGCGCGCTATTGAGCGGGAAGATATGGGGTAG